A region from the Mya arenaria isolate MELC-2E11 chromosome 2, ASM2691426v1 genome encodes:
- the LOC128203364 gene encoding von Willebrand factor A domain-containing protein 5A-like: MSAENSISDNIMDMFGLSTDKGSPVPLRSIDVNVTIKGYLAEVVTSLGYYNSEDDPVEAMFTFPVDDGSAVYQFEATIDGRHIVAEIQEKEQAILTYEDAKQSGKTAMLLKEDTKSSDTFQCMLGNLPAGKEAELKLSYVNELPQEEDGRVRFTLPTVLNPRYCPEAGSSVAAEGADYVPPKSVPYNFKMTVTIEGYHGIKAVSSDKISLDVKLESGGKLAQFEIGEEFKFDHDLCLLVEYAEPFAPQVILENGNPGKEGLLKEDMLMVSFHPDLKEVAMATNGEYVFIIDRSGSMNGSRIKNAKEALLLFLKSLPAGCYFNVVSFGSNYKCLFNKSKEYCEKTLNEALKVQAKMGADMGGTEIFKPLEYVLKEKVQQQPRNVFLLTDGDVGNSEQVIGLIRKHSGNTRVFALGVGSGVSTSLVNGVVRAGNGLAEFIADDERIQPKVVSLLKCAMQPAVTNIELTWDLPPGVTPVSIPTDCPVMLTVGQRLTFFAMLQGVDLDTIYATSKLTLKGQQNNNPVTFDLLFTLSEDDNSSVSAPVHRLATKTQIKLLQDEEAALCNDDYYNPKDIDKVEEIRKKVVGVSRHGNIVSKFTSFVAVDSEGEKVKGELKTRQCPVPTTSEEFLKGIERDMMLQCCLMDCAPQMDLCSMAASGFECESGSLYLKSSNMYGGGGAKKAKKSKGLGLSCGLNKLKNMVPSFPSKKKKRSSKSEEIDFEEDDAENLEEEPQKLGTDREDDVDDNNDDSLGKSSSGLSSDEVMMNVITLQKLGGNWSNTTQLASLLQIPEDMLKSTDINEDCDVLATLIVLSWLRSKYAHRKEEWQMIETKALAWLGQQSLKKPVEELLTLVADSVINKV; this comes from the exons ATGTCAGCCGAAAACTCTATATCGGACAATATAATGGATATGTTTGGACTATCAACGGACAAAGGAAGTCCAG TTCCACTGAGGTCCATTGACGTGAATGTGACAATCAAGGGCTACCTGGCCGAGGTGGTAACCAGTCTGGGGTATTACAACAGCGAGGATGACCCAGTCGAGGCAATGTTCACGTTCCCTGTGGATGATGGGAGTGCCGTATATCAGTTTGAGGCCACCATTGATGGAAGGCACATTGTCGCTGAGATTCAAGAAAAGGAACAG GCTATTCTAACATATGAAGATGCAAAGCAGAGTGGGAAGACAGCCATGTTGCTTAAAGAAGATACAAAAAGCAGCGACACTTTCCAATGCATGCTTGGTAATCTGCCCGCAGGCAAGGAAGCAGAACTGAAGCTCTCATATGTGAATGAGCTGCCACAGGAGGAGGATGGAAGGGTGAGGTTTACACTACCTACAGTGCTGAACCCACGCTACTGTCCAG AAGCTGGTTCGAGCGTTGCCGCAGAGGGAGCTGACTATGTACCACCCAAGTCAGTGCCATACAATTTCAAGATGACTGTCACAATAGAAGGATACCATGGGATTAAGGCTGTTTCTtctgacaaaatctcacttgaTGTCAAGTTAGAGTCAGGCGGAAAATTGGCTCAG TTTGAGATTGGGGAGGAGTTTAAatttgaccatgacctttgtcTGCTGGTGGAATATGCCGAGCCTTTCGCTCCTCAGGTTATCCTGGAAAATGGAAACCCGGGAAAAG AGGGTCTACTGAAGGAAGACATGCTAATGGTGAGTTTCCATCCCGACCTCAAggaggttgccatggcaaccaatgGAGAATATGTCTTTATCATTGATAGATCAg GAAGTATGAATGGTAGCAGAATAAAGAATGCAAAAGAGGCATTGCTTCTGTTCCTGAAAAGTTTGCCTGCTGGTTGCTACTTTAATGTGGTTAGCTTTGGATCAAACTACAAATGTCTGTTTAACAA GAGCAAGGAGTACTGTGAAAAGACTCTGAATGAAGCCCTCAAGGTCCAGGCCAAGATGGGTGCAGACATGGGTGGCACAGAGATATTCAAGCCCCTAGAATATGTCCTCAAAGAGAAAGTACAACAACAACCAAGGAAC GTGTTTCTGCTGACAGATGGGGACGTGGGTAATAGTGAACAGGTGATTGGGCTGATTAGGAAGCACTCAGGGAATACCAG AGTGTTTGCCCTGGGAGTGGGAAGTGGGGTGTCCACTTCGTTAGTGAATGGCGTGGTCCGTGCAGGGAATGGCCTCGCAGAGTTTATCGCTGATGATGAACGCATTCAACCCAAG GTTGTATCCCTGCTAAAGTGTGCCATGCAGCCGGCAGTTACGAACATAGAGCTAACCTGGGACCTGCCCCCAGGGGTCACCCCAGTTTCCATACCAACAGATTGCCCTGTTATGCTGACTGTGGGGCAAAGGCTAACATTCTTTGCCATGCTACAAGGGGTAGATCTGGAT aCAATCTACGCCACCAGCAAGCTAACCTTGAAaggtcaacaaaacaacaaccctgtgacctttgaccttctgtTCACCCTATCAGAGGATGACAACTCAAGCGTGTCTGCACCTGTCCATCGCCTAGCAACCAAGACTCAGATCAAGCTTCTACAGGACGAGGAAGCAGCTTTGTGTAATG atGATTACTACAATCCAAAAGATATTGATAAGGTTGAAGAAATAAGGAAGAAGGTCGTTGGTGTGAGTCGGCATGGTAACATTGTGTCAAAGTTCACATCATTTGTTGCCGTGGATTCAGAGGGTGAGAAGGTCAAAGGTGAACTGAAGACGAGGCAGTGTCCAGTCCCCACAACCAGCGAGGAGTTCTTGAAAGGCATTGAGAGG GACATGATGTTGCAATGCTGCCTTATGGACTGTGCGCCTCAAATG GATTTATGTAGTATGGCCGCAAGTGGATTTGAGTGTGAAAGTGGTTCGTTGTATTTAAAATCGAGTAATATGTATGGTGGTGGTGGAGCAAAAAAGGCAAAGAAAAGCAAGGGCCTTGGCTTGAGTTGTGGTCTCAACAAGCTGAAAAACATGGTGCCCTCCTTTCCAAGTAAAAAGA AGAAAAGATCTTCTAAATCAGAAGAGATCGATTTTGAAGAAGACGATGCTGAGAATTTAGAAGAAGAACCACAGAAACTTGGAACAGATAGAGAAGACGATGTTGATGATAACAATGATGACAGTTTGGGAAAGTCTTCTTCAG GTTTATCATCAGATGAGGTGATGATGAATGTGATCACGCTACAGAAACTGGGTGGGAACTGGTCAAACACAACCCAGCTGGCCAGTTTGCTGCAAATCCCGGAAGATATGCTAAAATCTACAGACATTAACGAG GACTGTGATGTGCTGGCGACACTGATAGTGTTGAGCTGGTTGCGCAGTAAGTACGCCCACCGAAAGGAGGAATGGCAGATGATCGAGACCAAAGCACTCGCCTGGCTAGGGCAGCAGAGCCTGAAGAAACCAGTAGAGGAACTTCTCACACTTGTTGCCGACTCAGTCATAAACAAGGTTTAA